The following proteins are encoded in a genomic region of Portunus trituberculatus isolate SZX2019 chromosome 13, ASM1759143v1, whole genome shotgun sequence:
- the LOC123503053 gene encoding P-selectin-like yields MTAMHLKALTVVLMVVALPTIQSCSAPFKLLANRWCVAAMIGSGNSSLHSWEPARKDCQSHGGDLIILEDHDKMRAVSDYLDAIDEFQLKYPCWVGGRTVSGVWQWVDGSEMNLQSHLWGPEQPDNNPNQEEYALLVMFEDKRRLVGTTATLVQGHLCEK; encoded by the exons ATGACAGCGATGCATCTGAAGGCACTGACGGTTGTGCTAATGGTGGTGGCACTCCCGACCATACAGA GCTGCTCGGCGCCTTTCAAGCTTCTGGCCAACAGGTGGTGCGTGGCGGCCATGATCGGCAGCGGAAATTCGAGTCTTCATTCATGGGAGCCAGCGAGGAAGGATTGTCAGAGTCACGGCGGAGACTTAATCATTCTGGAGGATCACGACAAGATGCGAGCCGTCTCTGATTACCTAGACGCCATTGATGAAT TCCAATTGAAGTATCCGTGCTGGGTGGGCGGCAGAACAGTCTCAGGCGTGTGGCAGTGGGTTGACGGGAGCGAGATGAACCTCCAGTCCCACCT gTGGGGGCCAGAGCAACCGGATAACAACCCAAACCAAGAAGAATACGCCTTACTGGTCATGTTTGAAGACAAGCGCCGCCTGGTAGGTACTACAGCTACCCTTGTACAAGGCCACTTGTGCGAGAAATag
- the LOC123503054 gene encoding U-scoloptoxin(01)-Cw1a-like: protein MLRPALLLLPLFAVCLANFRWSFPINYQDLLIKPLSTSFSCDNRPFGYYADVENNCQIYHVCVPFFDATGDHKHTYMFSFICGNQTIFSQDILGCASLAEAYPCEDAPSLFDFVNAKFGNVPEIEEDI, encoded by the coding sequence atgctaCGTCCcgccctcctcctgctgccgctGTTCGCAGTATGTCTAGCAAACTTCCGCTGGTCCTTCCCCATTAACTACCAGGACCTTCTGATCAAGCCTCTCTCGACCTCCTTCAGCTGCGACAACCGCCCCTTCGGTTACTACGCGGACGTGGAGAACAACTGCCAAATATACCACGTTTGCGTGCCTTTCTTTGACGCCACGGGAGACCACAAGCATACTTACATGTTCTCCTTCATCTGCGGCAACCAAACCATCTTCAGCCAGGACATTCTCGGGTGCGCCAGTCTTGCAGAGGCGTACCCATGTGAAGACGCCCCATCCCTCTTCGATTTCGTCAACGCTAAGTTCGGAAACGTGCCGGAAATAGAAGAGGATATTTAG
- the LOC123503046 gene encoding LOW QUALITY PROTEIN: venom carboxylesterase-6-like (The sequence of the model RefSeq protein was modified relative to this genomic sequence to represent the inferred CDS: inserted 1 base in 1 codon): protein MRAFLLILLVGATLLKVAATEEAKVAATEEKVEEKKEQEVQEIIVEVERPTREYKKKEKEEVEQEAGPIERDEDGEVPVIMTSTGKVSGIRERSTEGKAFFSYYSIPYAKPPIGELRFKDPQLLSGWGGVRDGSTPPPPCPQMLSTDTLTGKQEIQGDEDCLYLNIFTPKAKDSRPHLPVMVYIHGGGFVCGSTSEYPPYPLLNEDVVIVTLQYRLGILGFLSTEDDVITGNMGLKDQTLALSWIQRNVHKFGGDPLSITLFGXSAGAASVHFQILTPKSIGMFKRAILHSGSALCPWAMGAKHAAVAEYAGVVFNCTIDEGSEKLIECLQGVDALKLAGIPQHLTEWLFFPLLMGPRVDGQYLPKHPNFLMKEGRHKRVDLMTGITRDEGALFSLMMYANEMERSKLAYDFVRKGPFSLEFRPDDIAPLNQTVMIFDRYLGGLNFDAQHSDNLTKMLSDRHFNVPHDLTSQLYHASVSPFKNCTYRYEFKHKGGRSMTDIFNLDIGRHWIPHVDELFYLFEGGPIFQPLESEADLKMRKIMLKLWTNFAATGNPTPDDSLGFKWEAMKKDDLSYLALQTEPKMEEDQRQEVRDFWYSLPLAQNLFIHPERVPNLVYTPTEEETIAEDTTETPTDRDTATITTAPVEDVLEPPKDTGKDKDEL from the exons ATGAGGGCTTTTCTTCTAATCTTGCTCGTGGGGGCGACACTACTGAAGGTGGCGGCGACGGAGGAAGCGAAGGTGGCGGCgacggaggagaaggtggaggagaagaaggagcaggaagtgCAGGAGATtatagtggaggtggagaggcCGACTAGGGAgtataagaagaaggaaaaagaggaggtagagCAGGAGGCAGGGCCcatagagagggatgaagaTGGAGAGGTGCCCGTGATAATGACGTCCACGGGAAAGGTGTCTGGTATTCGCGAAAGGTCAACGGAAGGAAAGGCGTTCTTCTCCTACTACTCCATTCCCTACGCCAAGCCACCCATCGGGGAACTGCGCTTCAAG GATCCCCAGCTGCTCTCCGGGTGGGGCGGCGTGCGGGACGGatccacacctccaccaccctgcCCCCAGATGCTCtccacagacacactcacaggGAAACAGGAGATACAGGGCGACGAGGACTGCCTTTACCTCAACATCTTCACTCCCAAG GCTAAGGACTCGCGGCCGCACCTGCCCGTCATGGTGTACATCCACGGCGGAGGTTTTGTCTGCGGCTCCACGTCAGAGTACCCTCCCTACCCGCTGCTCAATGAGGACGTGGTCATCGTCACCTTGCAGTACCGCCTCGGCATCCTTG gCTTCCTCTCCACCGAAGACGACGTGATTACCGGCAACATGGGGCTCAAGGACCAGACCCTCGCGCTCTCCTGGATACAGAGGAACGTGCACAAATTCGGAGGAGACCCGCTCAGCATCACACTGTTCG AGAGTGCTGGGGCCGCCTCCGTGCACTTCCAGATCCTCACGCCTAAATCTATCG gCATGTTCAAGCGAGCTATCCTACACTCCGGGAGCGCACTGTGTCCGTGGGCGATGGGAGCCAAACACGCCGCTGTGGCAGAGTATGCGGGGGTGGTGTTCAACTGCACCATTGACGAGGGCAGCGAGAAGCTCATCGAGTGTCTGCAGGGAGTGGACGCCTTGAAGCTTGCAGGCATCCCTCAACACCTCACC GAGTGGCTCTTCTTCCCGCTACTTATGGGCCCGAGAGTGGACGGCCAGTACCTGCCCAAGCACCCCAACTTCCTGATGAAGGAGGGACGACACAAGCGAGTGGACCTCATGACCGGCATCACGAGGGACGAGGGCGCCTTGTTCAGCCTCA TGATGTACGCTAATGAGATGGAACGCTCCAAACTGGCTTATGACTTCGTGAGGAAAGGCCCCTTCAGTTTGGAGTTCCGCCCGGATGACATCGCGCCGCTCAACCAGACTGTCATGATCTTCGACCGCTATCTTGGAGGACTCAACTTCGACGCCCAGCACTCTGATAACCTGACCAAA ATGCTCTCCGATCGCCACTTCAACGTGCCTCATGACCTCACCTCCCAGCTGTACCACGCCTCCGTCTCGCCCTTCAAGAACTGCACCTACCGATACGAGTTTAAGCACAAGGGCGGCCGCTCAATGACTGACATATTCAATCTTGATATCGGCAGGCACT GGATTCCTCACGTGGACGAGCTGTTCTACCTGTTCGAAGGAGGACCAATCTTCCAGCCACTTGAATCAGAGGCAGACctgaagatgagaaaaattatGCTGAAACTGTGGACTAACTTTGCAGCTACAGG gaaCCCGACGCCTGACGACTCCCTGGGCTTCAAGTGGGAGGCGATGAAGAAGGACGACTTGAGCTACCTCGCCCTTCAGACTGAGCCCAAGATGGAGGAGGACCAAAGACAGGAG gtgcGAGACTTCTGGTACTCGCTCCCACTCGCCCAGAATCTGTTCATCCACCCAGAACGTGTCCCTAACTTGGTGTACACCCCTACTGAAGAGGAAACAATAGCTGAAGACACCACAGAGACACCCACTGACAGagacaccgccaccatcaccaccgccccAGTTGAGGATGTCCTAGAGCCGCCCAAGGACACCGGCAAGGATAAAGACGAGCTGTGA